One Sodalinema gerasimenkoae IPPAS B-353 DNA segment encodes these proteins:
- a CDS encoding mechanosensitive ion channel family protein — MPTEFPNVLTQFTEQEILGNQVLDYLIALGIIIIGLIVIKILANVILGRIKKWLRQADASLDNSLIKIVELALIPIFYLGLFYVALNGLNLHPILDRLLDGIWAIAFTVIAIRFVVSVIQYGLILYGIKANNPNIQPTLNSLVPAIRVVVWAIGFIFLLDNLQFNVSAMIASLGIGGIAIALASQGLLQDLFSYFSIVFDRPFELGDFIIVGDFIGTVEYIGIKTTRLKSLSGERLVISNTDLTGSRIRNYKHMQTRRIVFKLGVTYETGVEQLEKIPQIIQDIIDPIETITFDRAHFLAYGDFSLDYEVVYNVNSSDFAQYMDAQQQINLELKRRFEAEGIEFAYPTQVIYHNSLQGVNQG, encoded by the coding sequence ATGCCAACAGAATTTCCTAACGTTTTAACTCAGTTTACCGAACAAGAAATCCTCGGAAATCAAGTCTTAGACTATCTGATTGCGCTAGGGATTATTATCATTGGATTGATTGTGATCAAGATTCTAGCCAATGTCATTCTTGGCAGGATTAAGAAATGGCTACGGCAAGCGGATGCCAGTTTAGATAATAGCCTTATTAAAATTGTGGAGCTGGCCTTGATCCCAATCTTTTATTTGGGGCTATTCTATGTTGCCCTCAATGGCTTAAACCTCCACCCAATTCTGGATCGACTCTTAGATGGCATCTGGGCGATCGCCTTCACGGTCATTGCCATCCGCTTTGTGGTCTCCGTGATTCAATATGGCTTAATCCTATATGGGATCAAGGCAAACAACCCCAATATCCAGCCCACCCTCAATTCTCTCGTCCCTGCGATTCGGGTGGTTGTTTGGGCGATCGGTTTTATTTTCCTGCTGGACAATCTGCAATTTAATGTCTCAGCCATGATTGCCAGTTTGGGGATTGGGGGGATTGCGATCGCCCTGGCCTCTCAAGGACTCTTGCAAGACCTCTTTAGCTACTTTTCCATCGTCTTCGATCGCCCCTTCGAGTTAGGAGACTTCATCATCGTCGGCGACTTCATCGGAACCGTGGAATACATCGGCATTAAAACCACTCGTCTGAAGAGTTTGAGCGGTGAGCGACTCGTCATCTCCAACACCGATCTCACGGGATCTCGCATCCGTAATTACAAACATATGCAAACCCGTCGGATTGTCTTCAAACTGGGGGTTACCTACGAAACCGGCGTCGAACAGCTCGAAAAAATCCCCCAAATCATCCAAGACATCATCGACCCCATCGAAACCATCACCTTTGATCGCGCCCATTTCCTAGCCTACGGGGATTTCAGCCTCGACTACGAAGTGGTCTACAACGTCAACAGCAGCGATTTTGCCCAGTACATGGATGCCCAACAACAGATCAACCTGGAACTCAAGCGTCGCTTTGAAGCCGAAGGCATCGAGTTCGCTTATCCCACTCAGGTGATTTACCACAATTCGCTGCAAGGGGTGAATCAGGGGTAA